In a genomic window of Flammeovirga agarivorans:
- a CDS encoding bifunctional folylpolyglutamate synthase/dihydrofolate synthase translates to MTYQETLDFLFAQLPMFQREGKSAFKKDLTNTIALCKALGHPEKKFKSIHVAGTNGKGSSSHLTASILQESGLKVGLYTSPHLKSFTERIRINGLNISEQKVIDFVEEIKPIIEEVQPSFFELTVAMAFDHFAKENVDVAVIEVGLGGRLDSTNVISPEACLITNIGLDHMDMLGTTLRQISKEKAGIIKSETPVVISQKQVETSPIFLEVAQEKNAPLIFAENHFSWDVNNLLKDGKEYLHDVEIGVKGNYQRHNVIGVIALMKVLNDHQLFKVTSDQISLGLKKVVENTGLKGRWQILQQSPKVITDVGHNEDGWKFVLGQIAEETFEKLHIVLGVVKEKDLPNMLSKLPSNAYYYYCKPNVPRGLEAKILEEEAKKLGLEGIRVDDVNQAIVKAKDQANANDLIFIGGSTFVVAEVNEL, encoded by the coding sequence ATGACATATCAAGAGACTTTAGATTTTTTATTTGCACAACTTCCAATGTTTCAAAGGGAAGGAAAAAGTGCGTTTAAAAAGGATTTAACAAATACTATTGCATTATGTAAGGCATTAGGTCATCCTGAAAAGAAATTTAAATCCATCCATGTTGCAGGAACTAATGGTAAAGGTAGTTCATCTCATTTAACAGCATCTATCTTACAGGAAAGTGGGTTAAAAGTAGGGTTGTATACCTCTCCGCATTTAAAAAGTTTCACTGAAAGAATAAGAATAAACGGTTTAAATATCTCTGAGCAAAAAGTGATTGATTTTGTCGAGGAGATAAAACCTATCATTGAAGAAGTTCAACCTTCATTTTTTGAATTAACAGTAGCGATGGCTTTTGATCATTTTGCAAAAGAAAACGTAGACGTTGCTGTTATAGAAGTAGGATTGGGTGGTCGACTGGACTCTACCAATGTAATTTCTCCAGAAGCTTGTCTGATTACCAATATTGGTCTTGATCATATGGATATGTTAGGGACCACTTTAAGACAGATCAGTAAAGAAAAGGCAGGGATTATTAAATCAGAGACTCCCGTAGTTATCAGTCAAAAACAAGTAGAAACCTCTCCAATATTTTTAGAAGTAGCTCAAGAAAAAAATGCACCATTAATTTTTGCAGAAAATCATTTTTCATGGGATGTAAACAACCTTCTGAAAGATGGTAAAGAATATCTTCATGATGTAGAAATTGGAGTGAAAGGTAATTATCAACGCCATAATGTAATTGGTGTAATTGCATTAATGAAGGTTTTAAATGACCATCAGTTATTCAAGGTTACTTCTGATCAGATCTCGCTAGGGTTAAAAAAAGTAGTTGAGAATACAGGTTTAAAAGGTAGATGGCAAATACTACAACAGTCCCCTAAAGTCATTACAGATGTTGGGCACAATGAAGATGGATGGAAATTCGTTTTAGGACAAATTGCAGAAGAAACTTTTGAAAAACTACATATCGTTCTTGGTGTCGTAAAAGAGAAAGATCTGCCCAATATGCTATCCAAACTACCTTCAAATGCATATTACTATTACTGTAAACCCAATGTACCAAGGGGATTGGAAGCCAAAATTCTAGAAGAAGAGGCTAAGAAACTAGGTTTGGAGGGAATTCGCGTAGACGATGTTAACCAAGCCATTGTAAAAGCAAAAGATCAGGCGAATGCTAATGATTTGATTTTCATAGGTGGTAGCACTTTTGTAGTGGCAGAAGTTAATGAATTGTAA
- a CDS encoding DUF4251 domain-containing protein, with protein MKNNITHRQIILFIAMILSFSFASNAYTFQEDTTLTKKELKALKKEQKKKAKEQKKAERQALEEIAHNAAVVAIDSQSFVLEANQLYDRRGRTVNVQSNINFLKVEGDVGVLQIGSAYLIGWNGVGGITVDGRISDWKVEKDEKTGRTKVSFNIMGTTLTARVIYDLDGSGNFCNATINGVFSAGQLKMRGVLVPNNQSRTYEGMIRY; from the coding sequence ATGAAAAACAACATCACCCATCGTCAAATCATATTATTCATTGCAATGATATTAAGTTTCTCTTTTGCTTCGAATGCTTATACTTTTCAGGAGGATACAACACTTACCAAGAAAGAATTAAAGGCATTAAAAAAAGAACAAAAGAAAAAAGCGAAAGAGCAGAAAAAAGCAGAGCGTCAAGCTTTGGAAGAAATAGCACATAATGCAGCGGTTGTGGCCATAGATAGTCAGTCGTTTGTATTAGAAGCCAATCAATTATATGATAGAAGAGGACGAACAGTAAACGTACAATCCAATATTAACTTCCTAAAAGTAGAAGGAGATGTTGGAGTTTTACAAATTGGATCAGCTTACTTAATTGGTTGGAATGGTGTAGGAGGTATAACAGTTGATGGTCGAATTTCAGACTGGAAAGTAGAAAAGGATGAAAAGACCGGTAGAACGAAAGTTTCCTTCAACATTATGGGAACAACACTAACAGCAAGAGTTATTTATGATCTAGATGGATCTGGCAACTTTTGTAATGCAACAATAAATGGTGTCTTCAGTGCGGGACAGCTTAAAATGCGTGGCGTGTTAGTACCAAATAATCAGAGTAGAACATACGAAGGTATGATAAGATATTAA
- a CDS encoding PepSY-associated TM helix domain-containing protein, producing the protein MKKLYSFFKKWHKYIGIGISIILIWMSISGILLNHSNWIANYGVPTNWLPEDYVLKNWNRGGINDAIFVNENHIFLGGKFGIWESKDGGKTFHSAMNNGFTTAPYYLKTNDLLFDKKHNILYAATFEGVYKLDLSNNLWTEIKTPESTLQQFVKLIVVEDTLYAFSQSHLYTTLLASSKSLSPKHLLKDKRETMDLIQYTFALHSGWLWGFGGRVFYDILSAILIFLSISALYITFRKKRKPTDKTAKKKVNQRMGWMIKNHTVIGVYTSLFLLVIGGTGFFMRPPALVALVDGKVPVSLVPNYLLENPWYHSIRNATYNAENDEFILDTTEGIYKGKRSLEKPFVKTEWAVNIFVMGATVFESLPNHHYLIGSFYGLFDYKEGDNYSYDLLYGNKTPHYQTMKRPSDFMVMSAFTSPNGIQYISTFQQGLLTLNTPNEDSFFPMPKELLDGYKMPLWNYMFELHNGRLFSFILGKVGILFIPIVSLFFIFIIISGVYEYAYRKRKKLKSLYTKRPTSKRK; encoded by the coding sequence ATGAAAAAACTCTATTCATTTTTCAAAAAATGGCACAAATACATTGGTATTGGGATATCCATTATTCTCATCTGGATGAGTATTTCTGGAATTCTTTTGAATCATAGTAATTGGATTGCAAATTATGGAGTTCCCACCAATTGGTTACCAGAGGATTATGTCCTAAAAAATTGGAATAGAGGTGGAATTAATGATGCTATTTTCGTCAATGAAAACCATATCTTTTTAGGTGGAAAGTTTGGTATATGGGAAAGTAAAGATGGAGGTAAAACCTTTCATTCTGCAATGAATAATGGTTTTACAACAGCTCCTTACTACCTAAAAACAAATGATCTATTATTCGATAAAAAACACAACATCTTATATGCTGCTACTTTTGAGGGAGTTTATAAATTAGACCTTTCTAATAATTTATGGACTGAGATCAAGACTCCTGAATCAACACTTCAACAATTTGTAAAACTCATCGTTGTGGAAGATACATTGTATGCCTTTTCACAATCCCATCTATATACAACTTTATTGGCTTCTTCTAAAAGTTTATCTCCAAAACATCTCCTAAAAGATAAAAGGGAGACTATGGATCTGATTCAATATACTTTTGCTCTTCATAGCGGTTGGTTATGGGGTTTTGGAGGGAGAGTATTTTATGATATCCTATCAGCAATACTGATTTTTTTAAGTATAAGTGCTCTATATATTACTTTCAGAAAGAAAAGAAAGCCTACCGATAAAACAGCGAAGAAGAAGGTTAACCAACGAATGGGATGGATGATTAAAAACCATACGGTTATTGGTGTCTATACAAGTTTATTTTTGCTAGTAATAGGTGGTACTGGTTTTTTCATGAGACCACCAGCATTGGTAGCTCTAGTTGATGGAAAAGTGCCGGTGAGTCTAGTACCAAATTATCTTTTAGAAAATCCCTGGTACCATAGTATTAGAAATGCTACTTACAATGCAGAAAATGATGAATTTATTCTCGATACAACTGAGGGAATTTATAAAGGTAAGAGGTCTTTAGAAAAACCATTTGTAAAAACAGAGTGGGCTGTAAATATTTTCGTGATGGGAGCTACTGTTTTTGAAAGCCTACCCAACCATCATTATTTAATTGGTTCTTTTTATGGTCTTTTCGACTATAAAGAAGGAGACAACTATTCTTATGACCTATTGTATGGTAACAAGACTCCTCATTATCAAACTATGAAAAGGCCTAGTGACTTTATGGTGATGTCTGCCTTTACATCTCCTAACGGAATACAATATATTTCAACTTTCCAACAGGGTTTATTGACATTAAATACACCAAATGAAGATAGCTTCTTTCCAATGCCAAAAGAACTACTCGACGGATACAAGATGCCTTTATGGAACTATATGTTTGAACTGCACAATGGACGTTTATTTAGTTTCATCTTGGGTAAAGTGGGAATCTTATTTATACCAATAGTTAGCTTGTTCTTTATATTTATTATTATCAGTGGAGTTTATGAATATGCTTATAGAAAAAGAAAGAAATTAAAATCTTTATATACAAAACGTCCTACTTCCAAACGGAAATAG
- a CDS encoding RrF2 family transcriptional regulator, giving the protein MMLSKACTYGIRALILVTQKSNIGNKIGGKDVAKLTDMPEQFVLKILQQLSKKELIESVKGPRGGFYMKEEQQEVTLYQVVNAIDGDQLMTSCGLGFEECSDLKPCPLHSKYKSIKTELVKMLHNTTIKEMSDDVLEGNSFLKNIIKD; this is encoded by the coding sequence ATGATGTTATCAAAAGCGTGTACATACGGTATTAGAGCGTTGATACTTGTGACACAGAAAAGTAATATTGGGAATAAGATAGGAGGTAAAGATGTCGCAAAACTGACAGATATGCCTGAGCAATTTGTTTTAAAAATACTTCAACAGTTAAGTAAAAAAGAGTTGATTGAATCTGTAAAAGGACCAAGAGGCGGTTTTTACATGAAAGAAGAGCAGCAAGAAGTTACTTTATATCAGGTAGTAAACGCCATTGATGGAGATCAGCTAATGACATCTTGTGGATTAGGTTTTGAGGAATGCTCTGATCTAAAACCATGTCCATTGCACTCAAAATATAAATCTATTAAAACTGAGTTAGTGAAGATGTTACATAACACTACGATCAAGGAAATGAGTGATGATGTTTTAGAGGGTAACTCTTTTCTAAAAAATATAATTAAAGACTAG
- a CDS encoding AAA domain-containing protein: MLKASDYYNYISSTLQDVQFTYQQKHHRIKDLLEWLCKEETKGEKILLSSLFSRIAFIGQKLKLPNVLTWRLQKVRINDRQSRKSTKTITKHDVSFAARGIAETVKIIYKEDIPEALDQALPPLPDIEESRKNKENYIDEIRVEVIKIDHDNKILHCIEDDDIENEAPVKVKYGVPHVNDVYTTFISKLWEGAQLHLVTSRLDEDTIIPSHFVLEPDYLVDVTAVAESFNMHQSIPLMHLLKKFSTTHTSKAMLLGNVANFFLDEAIHSASTDELNFLDVFTKTFKSNPLDYITLPDLQTKEGFTGFMRDAEFQFKNILHTVNDNFIQQNIVREGCVIEPSFYSPKYGLQGRLDLLHIDQKNKEYKIVELKSGTAPQAGLGNSGLWKNHSVQTLMYQMILQDAFNAERQSIYPFIFYSKALQAPLRYDTYTTKMEQAILYTRNEMVLNEFLLAKSETLKDVGEVLQQINEVTFATAAKFTKEDVNTFIRKMKATSQLERAYLYSFCSFIAKEHQLAKVGDTIFSQGTASLWLDDFDAKKDSFKIFFDLEVIENNVNEPTPELIFKRTNEDNAFVNFRVGDIVTIYPRNNKESVATKGQINRGTITMITKDAVHVQLRHRQRNAEIFDTDTKWALEGDFMEASFNAMYRGIFNFITWENKGKKDILLGLKPPTYPDKMYTHSEVLDLAQDKNLNQTELNTLSKAISTEDYCLVVGPPGTGKTSRMLKNLAHILHKTDSTRNILFIAYTNRAVDEICEALDEAIETPLEDGRKFLRIGSEHSCSPQWRNSLLNKMAEESNNRNSLKKGIDQHRIFVTTLASIAGRSSLFSLKQFDMAVIDEASQILEPQLMELLTKVNRFVLIGDQKQLPAITQQDPSLSEIKYDKLKDIHLRDRRTAYFERIYSLCQENKWDWAYDRLRNQGRMHQVLGNFANEHFYQGNLTTVPLPWQSDEMVWELKEKYTPLEKLLCENRLLFFPTAQLGSETSDKINMEEARKIAKVAAATKKRYLEQKGYFDIDKTLGIIAPYRNQIAAIRQALEEEGMKEANTLSIDTVERYQGSQREVILISFCANTPFQMQSMLSMTEDGSVDRKLNVAITRAKQQMFFFGSPSILSRSYIHQNLMDWVREQKGWIENDKELF; the protein is encoded by the coding sequence ATGCTTAAAGCTTCTGATTATTACAATTATATTTCTTCGACATTACAGGATGTACAGTTTACATACCAACAAAAGCACCATAGAATTAAAGATTTACTAGAATGGTTATGTAAAGAAGAAACGAAAGGGGAAAAAATTCTTTTGTCTAGTTTATTTTCTAGAATTGCTTTCATTGGTCAAAAGCTAAAACTACCAAATGTTCTTACGTGGAGGTTACAAAAGGTTAGAATTAATGATAGACAATCTAGAAAATCTACAAAAACGATTACAAAACATGACGTGAGTTTTGCTGCTAGAGGAATAGCCGAAACCGTTAAAATTATTTACAAAGAAGATATACCTGAGGCATTAGATCAAGCACTTCCTCCCCTTCCTGATATTGAAGAATCTAGGAAGAATAAGGAGAATTATATTGATGAAATTCGTGTTGAGGTAATCAAAATAGATCATGATAATAAAATTCTTCATTGTATTGAAGATGATGATATCGAAAATGAGGCTCCCGTAAAAGTAAAATATGGTGTTCCCCATGTTAATGATGTGTACACTACTTTTATCTCAAAATTATGGGAAGGCGCCCAGTTACATTTGGTTACATCGAGACTTGACGAGGATACTATAATCCCATCACATTTTGTGTTAGAACCAGATTACCTTGTCGATGTAACTGCTGTTGCTGAATCTTTCAATATGCATCAAAGTATTCCATTAATGCATCTACTAAAAAAGTTCTCAACGACTCATACAAGCAAAGCCATGTTATTGGGTAATGTTGCCAACTTTTTTTTAGATGAAGCGATACATTCTGCATCAACAGATGAACTAAATTTCTTAGATGTTTTTACCAAAACTTTTAAATCAAATCCTCTAGATTATATCACTTTACCCGATTTACAAACGAAAGAAGGATTTACGGGATTTATGCGAGATGCAGAGTTTCAATTCAAAAATATCCTTCATACTGTTAATGATAACTTCATTCAGCAGAATATTGTAAGAGAAGGGTGTGTCATCGAACCATCATTTTATTCTCCAAAATATGGGTTACAAGGCCGATTAGATTTATTGCACATCGATCAGAAAAACAAGGAATATAAAATTGTCGAGCTAAAGTCTGGTACTGCCCCACAAGCTGGTTTAGGGAATTCTGGCTTATGGAAAAATCATTCCGTACAAACATTAATGTATCAGATGATACTCCAAGATGCATTTAATGCTGAACGTCAATCTATCTATCCATTTATTTTTTATTCCAAGGCCTTACAAGCTCCATTAAGGTATGATACTTATACCACTAAAATGGAGCAAGCTATTTTATATACCCGTAATGAAATGGTATTGAATGAGTTTCTTCTTGCTAAATCAGAAACTTTAAAGGACGTTGGGGAGGTTTTACAACAAATCAATGAGGTGACTTTTGCTACTGCCGCTAAGTTCACAAAAGAGGATGTGAATACATTTATCCGTAAGATGAAGGCTACTTCTCAACTAGAAAGGGCTTATTTATACTCATTTTGTAGCTTTATTGCCAAAGAGCATCAATTAGCAAAGGTAGGTGACACCATCTTTTCTCAGGGTACAGCTTCCTTATGGTTAGATGATTTTGATGCAAAGAAAGATAGCTTTAAAATCTTTTTTGATTTAGAAGTCATTGAAAATAATGTCAACGAACCAACTCCAGAACTAATTTTTAAGAGAACGAATGAAGACAATGCATTTGTGAATTTCAGAGTCGGTGATATCGTCACGATCTATCCAAGAAACAATAAAGAAAGTGTGGCAACCAAAGGGCAGATTAACCGTGGAACCATCACAATGATAACAAAAGACGCTGTTCACGTACAGTTAAGACATCGTCAACGTAATGCTGAAATTTTTGATACGGATACAAAATGGGCTTTGGAAGGAGATTTTATGGAAGCTTCTTTCAATGCGATGTATAGAGGAATTTTCAATTTTATTACTTGGGAAAATAAAGGAAAGAAAGACATTCTGTTGGGATTAAAGCCTCCTACTTATCCTGATAAAATGTATACACATTCAGAAGTTCTTGATTTGGCTCAGGATAAAAACTTAAATCAAACTGAGTTAAACACACTTTCAAAAGCAATATCTACAGAGGATTATTGCTTAGTTGTAGGCCCTCCAGGTACTGGCAAAACCTCTAGAATGCTAAAAAACCTTGCCCATATCCTTCATAAAACAGACTCAACTAGAAATATTTTATTTATTGCTTATACCAATAGGGCTGTAGATGAAATATGTGAAGCCTTAGATGAAGCCATTGAAACTCCTTTAGAAGACGGCAGAAAATTCTTAAGAATTGGATCTGAGCACAGCTGCTCACCTCAATGGAGAAACTCTCTATTGAATAAAATGGCAGAGGAATCGAACAATAGAAACAGCTTAAAAAAGGGTATTGATCAACATAGAATTTTTGTCACAACACTAGCATCTATTGCCGGTCGTTCCTCCCTATTTTCATTAAAGCAATTTGATATGGCAGTAATTGATGAAGCCTCTCAAATACTTGAGCCGCAACTAATGGAATTATTGACTAAAGTGAATCGATTTGTTCTTATTGGAGATCAGAAACAGCTTCCTGCCATCACTCAACAAGATCCTTCTTTATCAGAAATTAAATATGACAAACTGAAAGATATTCACCTTCGAGATAGAAGAACCGCTTATTTTGAGCGTATCTATTCCTTATGCCAAGAAAATAAATGGGATTGGGCTTATGACCGTTTAAGAAATCAAGGAAGGATGCATCAAGTATTAGGTAACTTTGCGAACGAACACTTCTACCAAGGCAATTTAACTACCGTTCCTCTTCCTTGGCAAAGTGATGAAATGGTTTGGGAACTCAAAGAAAAATATACTCCGTTAGAAAAACTTCTTTGCGAAAACAGGTTATTATTTTTCCCTACTGCTCAATTAGGATCTGAAACTTCAGACAAGATCAATATGGAAGAAGCAAGAAAAATTGCAAAAGTAGCTGCAGCAACTAAAAAGAGATATTTAGAGCAAAAAGGGTACTTTGATATTGATAAAACTTTGGGAATTATTGCCCCTTACAGGAACCAAATTGCTGCCATTCGACAAGCTTTAGAAGAAGAAGGTATGAAAGAGGCCAACACCTTAAGTATTGACACTGTAGAACGATACCAAGGAAGTCAAAGAGAGGTAATTCTCATTTCTTTTTGTGCAAACACCCCTTTTCAGATGCAAAGTATGCTATCAATGACTGAGGATGGTAGTGTAGATCGTAAGCTAAATGTTGCAATAACTAGGGCAAAACAACAAATGTTCTTCTTTGGTTCTCCATCAATTTTATCTAGATCTTACATCCATCAAAACCTTATGGATTGGGTCAGAGAGCAAAAAGGTTGGATAGAAAATGATAAAGAGTTATTTTAG